One genomic region from Camelus dromedarius isolate mCamDro1 chromosome 17, mCamDro1.pat, whole genome shotgun sequence encodes:
- the BRPF1 gene encoding peregrin isoform X6, giving the protein MGVDFDVKTFCHNLRATKPPYECPVETCRKVYKSYSGIEYHLYHYDHDNPPPPQQTPLRKHKKKGRQSRPANKQSPSPSEVSQSPGREVMSYAQAQRMVEVDLHGRVHRISIFDNLDVVSEDEEAPEEAPENGSNKENTETPAATPKSGKHKNKEKRKDSNHHHHHNASASTTPKLPEVVYRELEQDTPDAPPRPTSYYRYIEKSAEELDEEVEYDMDEEDYIWLDIMNERRKTEGVSPIPQEIFEYLMDRLEKESYFESHNKGDPNALVDEDAVCCICNDGECQNSNVILFCDMCNLAVHQECYGVPYIPEGQWLCRRCLQSPSRAVDCALCPNKGGAFKQTDDGRWAHVVCALWIPEVCFANTVFLEPIDSIEHIPPARWKLTCYICKQRGSGACIQCHKANCYTAFHVTCAQQAGLYMKMEPVRETGANGTSFSVRKTAYCDIHTPPGSARRLPALSHSEGEEEEDEEEDEGKSWSSEKVKKAKAKSRIKMKKARKILAEKRAAAPVVSVPCIPPHRLSKITNRLTIQRKSQFMQRLHSYWTLKRQSRNGVPLLRRLQTHLQSQRNCDQVGRDSEDKNWALKEQLKSWQRLRHDLERARLLVELIRKREKLKRETIKVQQIAMEMQLTPFLILLRKTLEQLQEKDTGNIFSEPVPLSEVPDYLDHIKKPMDFFTMKQNLEAYRYLNFDDFEEDFNLIVSNCLKYNAKDTIFYRAAVRLREQGGAVLRQARRQAEKMGIDFETGMHIPHSLAGDEAPHHAEDAEEERLVLLENQKHLPVEEQLKLLLERLDEVNASKQSVGRSRRAKMIKKEMTALRRKLAHQRETGRDGPERHGPSSRGSLTPHPAGCDKDGQTDSAAEESSSQETSKGLGPNMSSTPAHEVGRRTSVLFSKKNPKTAGPPKRPGRPPKNRESQMTPSHGGSPVGPPQLPIMGSLRQRKRGRSPRPSSSSDSDSDKSTEDPPMDLPANGFSGGNQPVKKSFLVYRNDCSLPRSSSDSESSSSSSSSAASDRTSTTPSKQGRGKPSFSRGTFPEDSSEDTSGTENEAYSVGTGRGVGHSMVRKSLGRGAGWLSEDEDSPLDALDLVWAKCRGYPSYPALIIDPKMPREGMFHHGVPIPVPPLEVLKLGEQMTQEAREHLYLVLFFDNKRTWQWLPRTKLVPLGVNQDLDKEKMLEGRKSNIRKSVQIAYHRALQHRSKVQGEQSSETSDSD; this is encoded by the exons ATGGGGGTGGACTTTGACGTGAAGACTTTCTGCCACAACTTGCGGGCAACTAAGCCGCCCTATGAATGCCCAGTGGAGACCTGCCGCAAGGTCTACAAGAGTTACAGCGGTATTGAGTACCACCTGTACCACTATGACCACGACAACCCACCGCCCCCACAGCAGACTCCACTCCGCAAGCACAAGAAGAAGGGACGCCAGTCACGCCCGGCCAACAAGCAGTCGCCTAGCCCCTCAGAGGTATCCCAGTCACCCGGCCGTGAGGTGATGAGCTACGCACAGGCCCAGCGCATGGTGGAGGTGGACCTGCACGGCCGCGTCCACCGCATCAGCATCTTTGACAACCTGGATGTGGTGTCAGAGGATGAGGAGGCCCCCGAGGAGGCCCCTGAGAACGGCAGCAATAAGGAGAACACCGAGACGCCGGCTGCTACTCCCAAGTCAGGCAAGCATAAGAACAAGGAGAAGCGCAAGGActccaaccaccaccaccaccacaatgcTTCTGCGAGCACCACGCCCAAGCTGCCCGAGGTGGTGTACCGGGAGCTGGAGCAGGACACCCCTGATGCCCCGCCCCGGCCGACCTCTTACTACCG GTACATCGAGAAGTCAGCGGAGGAGCTGGATGAGGAGGTGGAGTATGACATGGACGAGGAGGACTACATCTGGCTGGATATCATGAACGAGCGGCGGAAGACGGAGGGTGTGAGTCCCATTCCACAGGAGATCTTTGAGTACTTAATGGACCGGCTGGAGAAAGAGTCCTACTTTGAGAGCCACAATAAAGGCGACCCCAATGCGCTAGTGGATGAGGATGCTGTGTGCTGTATCTGCAATGATGGTGAGTGCCAGAACAGCAACGTCATCCTCTTCTGTGACATGTGCAACCTGGCTGTGCACCAGGAGTGCTACGGTGTCCCCTACATCCCTGAGGGCCAGTGGTTGTGCCGCCGCTGTCTGCAGTCACCCTCCCGTGCTGTGGACTGCGCCTTGTGCCCCAACAAGGGTGGTGCCTTCAAGCAGACAGATGATGGGCGCTGGGCCCATGTGGTGTGTGCCCTGTGGATCCCTGAGGTCTGCTTTGCCAACACGGTCTTCCTGGAGCCCATCGACAGCATCGAGCACATCCCACCAGCTCGCTGGAAGCTGACCTGCTACATTTGCAAACAGCGGGGCTCAGGGGCCTGCATCCAGTGCCACAAGGCCAACTGCTACACAGCCTTCCATGTGACATGTGCCCAGCAGGCCGGCCTTTACATGAAGATGGAGCCTGTGCGGGAGACAGGTGCTAATGGTACCTCCTTCAGCGTCCGCAAGACTGCCTACTGCGACATCCACACCCCCCCAGGGTCAGCACGCCGCCTGCCTGCCCTGTCCCACagtgagggggaggaggaggaggatgaggaggaggatgagggtaagagctggagctcagagaaggTCAAGAAAGCCAAGGCCAAGTCCCGGATCAAGATGAAGAAGGCGAGGAAGATCCTGGCAGAGAAGCGGGCGGCGGCACCTGTGGTGTCTGTGCCCTGCATCCCGCCACACAG GCTCAGTAAAATCACTAACCGCCTGACCATCCAAAGGAAGAGCCAGTTCATGCAGAGGCTGCACAGCTACTGGACGCTGAAGCGGCAGTCACGGAACGGGGTCCCACTGCTGCGTCGCCTGCAGACGCACCTGCAGTCTCAGAGGAACTGTGACCAAGTCGGG AGAGATTCTGAGGATAAGAACTGGGCCCTCAAAGAACAGCTTAAGTCCTGGCAGCGGCTTCGGCATGACCTGGAGCGAGCACGGCTGCTGGTGGAGCTGATCCGCAAGCGGGAGAAACTCAAAAGGGAGACG ATCAAGGTCCAGCAGATCGCCATGGAGATGCAGCTGACCCCGTTCCTCATCCTCCTTCGAAAAACCTTGGAGCAACTCCAAGAGAAGGATACAGGCAACATCTTCAGCGAGCCGGTCCCTCTGTCTGAG GTGCCTGACTACCTAGACCACATCAAAAAGCCTATGGACTTTTTCACCATGAAGCAGAACTTGGAGGCTTACCGCTACCTGAACTTTGATGATTTTGAGGAGGACTTCAACCTCATCGTCAGCAACTGCCTCAAGTATAATGCCAAGGACACCATCTTCTACCGGGCAGCAGTGCGGCTCCGTGAGCAGGGTGGTGCTGTGCTCCGCCAGGCCCGGCGCCAGGCAGAAAAAATGGGCATTGACTTTGAGACGGGCATGCATATCCCCCACAGCCTGGCTGGAGACGAGGCCCCACACCATGCCGAAGATG cagaggaagagaggCTGGTCTTACTGGAGAACCAAAAGCACCTGCCAGTGGAAGAGCAGCTGAAGTTGTTGCTCGAGCGGCTGGATGAGGTGAATGCCAGCAAGCAGAGCGTGGGCCGCTCACGGCGTGCAAAGATGATCAAGAAAGAGATGACGGCCTTGCGGCGGAAGCTAGCCCACCAGCGGGAAACTGGACGGGATGGGCCTGAGCGGCATGGCCCCTCCAGCCGGGGCAGCCTGACACCCCACCCAGCAGGCTGTGACAAGGATGGGCAGACGGACAGTGCCGCCGAGGAGAGCAGCAGCCAGGAGACAAGCAAAG gccTGGGTCCCAACATGTCCTCAACCCCCGCACATGAGGTGGGCAGGAGAACCTCAGTTCTGTTCTCCAAAAAGAACCCGAAGACAGCTGGACCGCCCAAGAGGCCGGGCCGGCCCCCCAAAAACCGGGAGAGCCAGATGACCCCCAGCCACGGAGGCAGTCCTGTGGGGCCCCCCCAGCTCCCCATCATGGGCTCCCTGCGTCAGCGCAAGCGGGGTAGGAGCCCTCGGCCCAGTTCGAGTTCAGACAGCGACAGTGATAAATCCACAGAAGACCCCCCAATGG ACTTACCAGCCAATGGCTTCAGCGGTGGAAACCAGCCAGTAAAGAAGAGTTTCTTGGTATACCGTAATGACTGCAGCCTTCCCCGGAGCAGCTCCGACTCTgagtccagcagcagcagcagcagcagcgctgCCTCAGACCGGACCAG CACAACGCCCTCAAAACAAGGCCGGGGCAAGCCCTCCTTCTCTCGGGGCACATTCCCAGAGGACAGCAGTGAAGACACCTCAGGCACTGAGAATGAGGCCTACTCCGTGGGCACTGGCCGCGGCGTGGGCCACAGCA TGGTGAGGAAGAGTCTGGGCCGTGGAGCTGGCTGGCTGTCAGAGGATGAGGACTCCCCCCTGGATGCTCTGGACCTGGTGTGGGCCAAATGCCGAGGGTATCCATCGTACCCAGCTCTG ATCATTGATCCAAAGATGCCCCGGGAAGGTATGTTCCACCATGGGGTTCCCATCCCTGTGCCCCCACTGGAGGTGCTGAAACTTGGGGAACAAATGACCCAGGAAGCCCGAGAGCATCTCTACCTCGTCCTCTTCTTTGACAACAAGCGAACCTG GCAGTGGCTGCCCAGGACTAAGCTGGTTCCTCTGGGTGTGAACCAGGATCTCGACAAGGAGAAGATGCTGGAAGGCCGCAAATCCAACATCCGCAAGTCAGTACAGATTGCCTACCACAGGGCTCTGCAGCACCGCAGCAAGGTGCAGGGCGAGCAGAGCAGTGAGACCAGCGATAGTGATTGA
- the BRPF1 gene encoding peregrin isoform X5, translated as MGVDFDVKTFCHNLRATKPPYECPVETCRKVYKSYSGIEYHLYHYDHDNPPPPQQTPLRKHKKKGRQSRPANKQSPSPSEVSQSPGREVMSYAQAQRMVEVDLHGRVHRISIFDNLDVVSEDEEAPEEAPENGSNKENTETPAATPKSGKHKNKEKRKDSNHHHHHNASASTTPKLPEVVYRELEQDTPDAPPRPTSYYRYIEKSAEELDEEVEYDMDEEDYIWLDIMNERRKTEGVSPIPQEIFEYLMDRLEKESYFESHNKGDPNALVDEDAVCCICNDGECQNSNVILFCDMCNLAVHQECYGVPYIPEGQWLCRRCLQSPSRAVDCALCPNKGGAFKQTDDGRWAHVVCALWIPEVCFANTVFLEPIDSIEHIPPARWKLTCYICKQRGSGACIQCHKANCYTAFHVTCAQQAGLYMKMEPVRETGANGTSFSVRKTAYCDIHTPPGSARRLPALSHSEGEEEEDEEEDEGKSWSSEKVKKAKAKSRIKMKKARKILAEKRAAAPVVSVPCIPPHRLSKITNRLTIQRKSQFMQRLHSYWTLKRQSRNGVPLLRRLQTHLQSQRNCDQVGRDSEDKNWALKEQLKSWQRLRHDLERARLLVELIRKREKLKRETIKVQQIAMEMQLTPFLILLRKTLEQLQEKDTGNIFSEPVPLSEVPDYLDHIKKPMDFFTMKQNLEAYRYLNFDDFEEDFNLIVSNCLKYNAKDTIFYRAAVRLREQGGAVLRQARRQAEKMGIDFETGMHIPHSLAGDEAPHHAEDAAEEERLVLLENQKHLPVEEQLKLLLERLDEVNASKQSVGRSRRAKMIKKEMTALRRKLAHQRETGRDGPERHGPSSRGSLTPHPAGCDKDGQTDSAAEESSSQETSKGLGPNMSSTPAHEVGRRTSVLFSKKNPKTAGPPKRPGRPPKNRESQMTPSHGGSPVGPPQLPIMGSLRQRKRGRSPRPSSSSDSDSDKSTEDPPMDLPANGFSGGNQPVKKSFLVYRNDCSLPRSSSDSESSSSSSSSAASDRTSTTPSKQGRGKPSFSRGTFPEDSSEDTSGTENEAYSVGTGRGVGHSMVRKSLGRGAGWLSEDEDSPLDALDLVWAKCRGYPSYPALIIDPKMPREGMFHHGVPIPVPPLEVLKLGEQMTQEAREHLYLVLFFDNKRTWQWLPRTKLVPLGVNQDLDKEKMLEGRKSNIRKSVQIAYHRALQHRSKVQGEQSSETSDSD; from the exons ATGGGGGTGGACTTTGACGTGAAGACTTTCTGCCACAACTTGCGGGCAACTAAGCCGCCCTATGAATGCCCAGTGGAGACCTGCCGCAAGGTCTACAAGAGTTACAGCGGTATTGAGTACCACCTGTACCACTATGACCACGACAACCCACCGCCCCCACAGCAGACTCCACTCCGCAAGCACAAGAAGAAGGGACGCCAGTCACGCCCGGCCAACAAGCAGTCGCCTAGCCCCTCAGAGGTATCCCAGTCACCCGGCCGTGAGGTGATGAGCTACGCACAGGCCCAGCGCATGGTGGAGGTGGACCTGCACGGCCGCGTCCACCGCATCAGCATCTTTGACAACCTGGATGTGGTGTCAGAGGATGAGGAGGCCCCCGAGGAGGCCCCTGAGAACGGCAGCAATAAGGAGAACACCGAGACGCCGGCTGCTACTCCCAAGTCAGGCAAGCATAAGAACAAGGAGAAGCGCAAGGActccaaccaccaccaccaccacaatgcTTCTGCGAGCACCACGCCCAAGCTGCCCGAGGTGGTGTACCGGGAGCTGGAGCAGGACACCCCTGATGCCCCGCCCCGGCCGACCTCTTACTACCG GTACATCGAGAAGTCAGCGGAGGAGCTGGATGAGGAGGTGGAGTATGACATGGACGAGGAGGACTACATCTGGCTGGATATCATGAACGAGCGGCGGAAGACGGAGGGTGTGAGTCCCATTCCACAGGAGATCTTTGAGTACTTAATGGACCGGCTGGAGAAAGAGTCCTACTTTGAGAGCCACAATAAAGGCGACCCCAATGCGCTAGTGGATGAGGATGCTGTGTGCTGTATCTGCAATGATGGTGAGTGCCAGAACAGCAACGTCATCCTCTTCTGTGACATGTGCAACCTGGCTGTGCACCAGGAGTGCTACGGTGTCCCCTACATCCCTGAGGGCCAGTGGTTGTGCCGCCGCTGTCTGCAGTCACCCTCCCGTGCTGTGGACTGCGCCTTGTGCCCCAACAAGGGTGGTGCCTTCAAGCAGACAGATGATGGGCGCTGGGCCCATGTGGTGTGTGCCCTGTGGATCCCTGAGGTCTGCTTTGCCAACACGGTCTTCCTGGAGCCCATCGACAGCATCGAGCACATCCCACCAGCTCGCTGGAAGCTGACCTGCTACATTTGCAAACAGCGGGGCTCAGGGGCCTGCATCCAGTGCCACAAGGCCAACTGCTACACAGCCTTCCATGTGACATGTGCCCAGCAGGCCGGCCTTTACATGAAGATGGAGCCTGTGCGGGAGACAGGTGCTAATGGTACCTCCTTCAGCGTCCGCAAGACTGCCTACTGCGACATCCACACCCCCCCAGGGTCAGCACGCCGCCTGCCTGCCCTGTCCCACagtgagggggaggaggaggaggatgaggaggaggatgagggtaagagctggagctcagagaaggTCAAGAAAGCCAAGGCCAAGTCCCGGATCAAGATGAAGAAGGCGAGGAAGATCCTGGCAGAGAAGCGGGCGGCGGCACCTGTGGTGTCTGTGCCCTGCATCCCGCCACACAG GCTCAGTAAAATCACTAACCGCCTGACCATCCAAAGGAAGAGCCAGTTCATGCAGAGGCTGCACAGCTACTGGACGCTGAAGCGGCAGTCACGGAACGGGGTCCCACTGCTGCGTCGCCTGCAGACGCACCTGCAGTCTCAGAGGAACTGTGACCAAGTCGGG AGAGATTCTGAGGATAAGAACTGGGCCCTCAAAGAACAGCTTAAGTCCTGGCAGCGGCTTCGGCATGACCTGGAGCGAGCACGGCTGCTGGTGGAGCTGATCCGCAAGCGGGAGAAACTCAAAAGGGAGACG ATCAAGGTCCAGCAGATCGCCATGGAGATGCAGCTGACCCCGTTCCTCATCCTCCTTCGAAAAACCTTGGAGCAACTCCAAGAGAAGGATACAGGCAACATCTTCAGCGAGCCGGTCCCTCTGTCTGAG GTGCCTGACTACCTAGACCACATCAAAAAGCCTATGGACTTTTTCACCATGAAGCAGAACTTGGAGGCTTACCGCTACCTGAACTTTGATGATTTTGAGGAGGACTTCAACCTCATCGTCAGCAACTGCCTCAAGTATAATGCCAAGGACACCATCTTCTACCGGGCAGCAGTGCGGCTCCGTGAGCAGGGTGGTGCTGTGCTCCGCCAGGCCCGGCGCCAGGCAGAAAAAATGGGCATTGACTTTGAGACGGGCATGCATATCCCCCACAGCCTGGCTGGAGACGAGGCCCCACACCATGCCGAAGATG cagcagaggaagagaggCTGGTCTTACTGGAGAACCAAAAGCACCTGCCAGTGGAAGAGCAGCTGAAGTTGTTGCTCGAGCGGCTGGATGAGGTGAATGCCAGCAAGCAGAGCGTGGGCCGCTCACGGCGTGCAAAGATGATCAAGAAAGAGATGACGGCCTTGCGGCGGAAGCTAGCCCACCAGCGGGAAACTGGACGGGATGGGCCTGAGCGGCATGGCCCCTCCAGCCGGGGCAGCCTGACACCCCACCCAGCAGGCTGTGACAAGGATGGGCAGACGGACAGTGCCGCCGAGGAGAGCAGCAGCCAGGAGACAAGCAAAG gccTGGGTCCCAACATGTCCTCAACCCCCGCACATGAGGTGGGCAGGAGAACCTCAGTTCTGTTCTCCAAAAAGAACCCGAAGACAGCTGGACCGCCCAAGAGGCCGGGCCGGCCCCCCAAAAACCGGGAGAGCCAGATGACCCCCAGCCACGGAGGCAGTCCTGTGGGGCCCCCCCAGCTCCCCATCATGGGCTCCCTGCGTCAGCGCAAGCGGGGTAGGAGCCCTCGGCCCAGTTCGAGTTCAGACAGCGACAGTGATAAATCCACAGAAGACCCCCCAATGG ACTTACCAGCCAATGGCTTCAGCGGTGGAAACCAGCCAGTAAAGAAGAGTTTCTTGGTATACCGTAATGACTGCAGCCTTCCCCGGAGCAGCTCCGACTCTgagtccagcagcagcagcagcagcagcgctgCCTCAGACCGGACCAG CACAACGCCCTCAAAACAAGGCCGGGGCAAGCCCTCCTTCTCTCGGGGCACATTCCCAGAGGACAGCAGTGAAGACACCTCAGGCACTGAGAATGAGGCCTACTCCGTGGGCACTGGCCGCGGCGTGGGCCACAGCA TGGTGAGGAAGAGTCTGGGCCGTGGAGCTGGCTGGCTGTCAGAGGATGAGGACTCCCCCCTGGATGCTCTGGACCTGGTGTGGGCCAAATGCCGAGGGTATCCATCGTACCCAGCTCTG ATCATTGATCCAAAGATGCCCCGGGAAGGTATGTTCCACCATGGGGTTCCCATCCCTGTGCCCCCACTGGAGGTGCTGAAACTTGGGGAACAAATGACCCAGGAAGCCCGAGAGCATCTCTACCTCGTCCTCTTCTTTGACAACAAGCGAACCTG GCAGTGGCTGCCCAGGACTAAGCTGGTTCCTCTGGGTGTGAACCAGGATCTCGACAAGGAGAAGATGCTGGAAGGCCGCAAATCCAACATCCGCAAGTCAGTACAGATTGCCTACCACAGGGCTCTGCAGCACCGCAGCAAGGTGCAGGGCGAGCAGAGCAGTGAGACCAGCGATAGTGATTGA